A genomic region of Candidatus Pseudomonas phytovorans contains the following coding sequences:
- the oprI gene encoding outer membrane lipoprotei OprI, whose amino-acid sequence MNNVLKFSALALAAVLATGCSSVSKETEARLTATEDAAARAQARADEAYRKADDALAAAQKAQQTADEANERALRMLDKASRK is encoded by the coding sequence ATGAACAACGTTCTGAAATTCTCTGCTCTGGCCCTGGCCGCAGTTCTGGCTACCGGTTGCAGCAGCGTATCCAAAGAAACCGAAGCTCGTCTGACTGCGACTGAAGACGCAGCAGCTCGCGCTCAAGCTCGTGCTGACGAAGCCTACCGTAAGGCTGACGACGCACTGGCAGCCGCTCAGAAGGCTCAGCAGACCGCTGACGAAGCCAACGAGCGCGCTCTGCGTATGCTGGACAAAGCCAGCCGCAAGTAA
- a CDS encoding L,D-transpeptidase family protein, translated as MLPRFPAVTRSLSLAALLVAGPAAALELPLPPPGEDIVGQVHVIKAKYEDTFADIGTANDLGYLEMIAANPGVDPWLPGAGTEIILPTRYVLPPGPREGIVINLAEYRLYYFPKGQNVVHTFPLGIGREGWGSPIANTKITAKTPNPTWTPPASIRKEHAADGDILPTVVPAGPDNPLGPFKFTLGVPGYLIHGSNKKFGIGMRTSHGCFRMLNNNVLELSKMVPVGTPVRIINEPYKFGISGGKVYLEAHTPLDDQGNPSVVDKHTAVINALLKREDLANNLRMNWDMVRDVVAAEDGMPVEIAVPVENQGGAPMVSSIPPELQ; from the coding sequence ATGTTGCCGCGCTTTCCTGCCGTCACCCGTAGCCTGTCCCTGGCCGCCCTGCTGGTAGCGGGCCCCGCTGCTGCGCTGGAGCTGCCACTGCCACCGCCCGGTGAAGACATCGTCGGCCAGGTGCATGTGATCAAGGCAAAGTACGAGGATACGTTCGCCGACATCGGCACCGCCAACGACCTCGGCTACCTGGAAATGATTGCCGCCAACCCGGGTGTCGACCCCTGGTTGCCCGGCGCCGGCACCGAGATCATCCTGCCGACCCGCTATGTCCTGCCGCCGGGTCCGCGCGAAGGCATCGTCATCAACCTTGCCGAGTACCGCCTGTACTACTTCCCGAAAGGGCAGAACGTGGTGCATACCTTCCCGCTGGGCATTGGTCGCGAAGGTTGGGGTTCGCCGATCGCCAACACCAAGATCACTGCCAAGACCCCAAACCCGACCTGGACTCCACCTGCTTCGATCCGCAAAGAGCATGCGGCGGACGGTGACATCCTGCCGACCGTGGTGCCGGCGGGTCCGGACAACCCGCTGGGGCCGTTCAAGTTCACCTTGGGGGTGCCCGGCTACCTGATCCACGGTTCGAACAAGAAGTTCGGCATTGGCATGCGTACCAGCCACGGCTGCTTCCGCATGCTCAACAACAATGTGCTGGAACTGTCGAAGATGGTGCCGGTGGGTACACCGGTGCGCATCATCAACGAGCCTTACAAGTTCGGTATCAGTGGTGGCAAGGTCTATCTGGAGGCGCACACGCCGCTGGACGATCAGGGTAACCCGTCGGTTGTCGACAAGCACACCGCCGTTATCAACGCCTTGCTCAAACGTGAGGACCTGGCCAATAACCTGCGCATGAACTGGGATATGGTGCGTGACGTGGTGGCTGCGGAAGATGGCATGCCGGTAGAAATTGCCGTGCCGGTCGAGAACCAGGGTGGCGCGCCAATGGTGTCGAGCATTCCACCTGAACTGCAGTAG
- a CDS encoding arylesterase yields MRVWWLSAGLALYCLAQSAAAGTLLVVGDSISAGFGLDTRQGWVTLLQTRLRDEGFDDKVVNASISGDTSAGGQARLPALLAAHKPELVVLELGGNDGLRGQPPAQLQQNLASMIESARQAGAKVVLLGMRLPPNYGVRYTTAFAKVYEQLAAEKQVPLVPFFLEGVGGVPELMQADGIHPAQGAQKRLLENAWPAIKPLL; encoded by the coding sequence ATGCGAGTGTGGTGGTTGAGTGCCGGTCTGGCCCTGTATTGCCTGGCCCAGAGCGCGGCGGCGGGAACACTGCTGGTTGTTGGCGATAGTATCAGCGCCGGTTTTGGCCTGGATACCCGCCAGGGTTGGGTCACCTTGTTGCAGACCCGCCTCAGGGACGAAGGTTTCGACGACAAAGTGGTCAATGCATCGATCAGCGGCGACACCAGCGCAGGTGGCCAGGCGCGGCTGCCGGCGCTGCTTGCAGCGCATAAACCGGAGTTGGTGGTGTTGGAGCTGGGCGGCAACGATGGCCTGCGTGGGCAGCCACCTGCGCAATTGCAACAAAATCTTGCCTCGATGATCGAGAGTGCGCGCCAGGCCGGTGCCAAGGTGGTGCTGCTGGGCATGCGCCTGCCGCCCAATTACGGCGTGCGCTACACCACTGCGTTTGCCAAAGTGTATGAACAGCTGGCTGCGGAGAAGCAGGTGCCGTTGGTGCCGTTTTTCCTCGAAGGGGTAGGGGGCGTGCCTGAATTGATGCAGGCCGATGGCATTCACCCGGCCCAGGGTGCCCAGAAGCGCTTGCTGGAAAATGCCTGGCCGGCGATAAAACCCTTGCTGTGA
- a CDS encoding ABC transporter ATP-binding protein yields the protein MGPNILVAQNLSKVVPSAEGDLTILHALSLELAKGDSLAIVGASGSGKSTLLGLLAGLDLPSAGKVILAGNDLGPLDEDQRARVRAEHVGFVFQSFQLLDSLNALENVMLPLELDGRRDAREQARTLLERVGLGKRLSHTPRQLSGGEQQRVAIARAFAAQPAVLFADEPTGNLDSHTGERISDLLFELNKERGTTLVLVTHDERLAQRCRRQIRLDAGRLVAPVEA from the coding sequence ATGGGCCCCAACATACTCGTTGCGCAGAACCTTAGCAAAGTGGTCCCCAGCGCGGAAGGTGACCTCACCATCCTTCACGCACTCTCCCTTGAACTGGCCAAAGGCGACAGCCTGGCCATCGTCGGTGCCTCGGGTTCAGGCAAGTCGACCCTGCTCGGCCTGCTCGCAGGCCTGGACCTGCCCAGCGCCGGCAAAGTCATCCTCGCCGGCAACGACCTGGGGCCACTGGATGAAGACCAGCGCGCCCGGGTACGTGCCGAACATGTGGGTTTCGTGTTTCAGTCATTTCAGCTGCTCGACAGCCTCAATGCGCTTGAAAACGTCATGCTGCCACTGGAGCTGGACGGCCGCCGCGACGCCCGCGAACAGGCGCGCACCCTGCTGGAGCGGGTCGGCCTCGGCAAGCGCCTGAGCCACACCCCGCGCCAACTGTCGGGCGGCGAACAGCAGCGGGTGGCCATCGCCCGCGCCTTCGCCGCACAGCCTGCGGTGTTGTTTGCCGACGAACCCACCGGCAACCTCGACAGCCACACGGGCGAGCGCATCAGCGACTTGCTGTTCGAATTGAACAAGGAGCGCGGTACCACCCTGGTGCTGGTCACCCATGACGAACGCCTGGCCCAGCGCTGCCGCCGCCAGATCCGCCTGGACGCGGGGCGCCTGGTGGCGCCGGTGGAGGCCTGA
- a CDS encoding ABC transporter permease, translated as MNHMPLSRLCGLALRQLLRDIRASEVRVLFFALLVAVAASTAIGYFGARLNGAMQLRASEFLGADLVLQGSAPARAQQIETGTALGLRHAQVVEFTSVVGGDNGIQLSSVKATDGAYPLRGQVRSAPAPYAEETPGGGPAPGEAWVEPRLLAALGLAIGDSIDVGMKTLRMSRVLTYEPDRANNFYSLTPRVMMNLADLEATGVIQPGSRVTYRDLWRGGADALAQYRQSVEKNLAANQRLRDTRDGNQQIGGALGKAERYLNMASLVAVLLAGVAVALSASRYAARRLDASALLRCLGLSRRQALGLYCLQLAMLGLVAAFAGALLGWLAQLGLFRLLHGLLPSVVPAGGIVPALAGIGTGLVALAGFALPPIAALGQVPPLRVLRRDLLPIPPSSWLVYGAALFALGLIMWRLSLDLLLTFALLGGGLVAALLLGGLLLLGLRSLRQLLAGAPLTWRLGLGQLLRHPTAAAGQALAFGLILLAMALVALLRAELLDTWQAQLPKDAPNHFALNILPDDREPFAQRLHQVNAASAPLYPVTPGRLVQINEQPVQQIVSKDSAGERAVQRDLSLTWAAELPEGNALTTGNWWQALPADDEVPGVSVEAELASSLKLKMGDLLTFDIGGQQRQARVSSLRSVHWDSFQPNFYMIFQPGTLQGLPTTYLTSFYLAPGHDLDVVALSRAFPAVTILQVDALLDQLRSILAQVTLAVEYVLLFVLAAGMAVLFAGLQATLDERIRQGALLRALGAARPLLVKARRIEFGLLGAASGVLAAVGCELITLVLYRYAFDLQWSPHPWLLVLPLAGALLVGGAGVLGTRRALNASPLAVLRDS; from the coding sequence ATGAACCACATGCCGTTGTCCCGCCTGTGCGGCCTGGCACTGCGCCAGTTGCTGCGCGACATTCGTGCCAGTGAAGTGCGCGTGCTGTTCTTTGCCCTGCTGGTGGCGGTGGCAGCCAGCACCGCCATCGGCTACTTCGGTGCCCGCCTAAACGGCGCCATGCAACTGCGCGCCAGCGAGTTCCTGGGGGCCGACCTGGTGCTGCAGGGCAGTGCCCCGGCCCGCGCGCAGCAGATCGAGACCGGCACGGCACTTGGTTTGCGCCACGCGCAAGTGGTCGAATTCACCAGTGTGGTGGGCGGCGACAACGGCATACAGCTCTCCAGCGTCAAGGCCACCGACGGTGCTTACCCGTTGCGCGGGCAGGTACGCAGCGCGCCGGCGCCCTATGCCGAGGAAACACCTGGCGGCGGCCCAGCACCTGGCGAGGCGTGGGTCGAGCCCCGCCTGTTGGCGGCGCTTGGGCTGGCGATTGGCGACAGCATTGATGTAGGCATGAAAACCCTGCGCATGAGCCGTGTGCTTACCTACGAACCGGACCGCGCCAACAACTTCTACAGCCTTACCCCGCGGGTGATGATGAACCTGGCCGACCTGGAGGCCACCGGCGTGATCCAGCCGGGCAGCCGGGTCACCTACCGCGACCTGTGGCGCGGCGGTGCCGACGCACTGGCCCAATACCGCCAGAGCGTGGAAAAAAACCTGGCCGCCAACCAGCGCCTGCGCGACACACGCGATGGCAACCAGCAGATCGGTGGCGCCCTGGGCAAGGCCGAACGCTACCTGAACATGGCCAGCCTGGTAGCGGTGCTGCTGGCCGGGGTCGCCGTGGCCTTGTCGGCCAGCCGTTATGCCGCACGCCGGCTGGATGCCAGCGCGTTGCTGCGCTGCCTGGGTCTCTCACGCCGCCAGGCACTGGGCCTGTATTGCCTGCAGCTGGCCATGCTCGGCCTGGTCGCCGCCTTTGCTGGCGCTCTGCTCGGCTGGCTGGCACAGCTGGGCCTGTTCCGCCTGCTGCACGGCCTGCTGCCAAGCGTGGTACCCGCCGGTGGCATCGTCCCGGCCCTGGCCGGTATCGGGACCGGGCTGGTTGCATTGGCCGGCTTCGCCCTGCCGCCCATTGCCGCCCTGGGCCAGGTCCCGCCACTGCGTGTACTGCGCCGTGATCTGTTGCCGATACCCCCCAGCAGCTGGTTGGTGTACGGCGCCGCCCTGTTTGCCCTGGGCTTGATCATGTGGCGCCTGAGCCTCGACCTGCTCCTCACCTTCGCCCTGCTCGGCGGTGGCCTGGTCGCCGCATTGCTGCTCGGCGGCTTGCTGTTGCTCGGCTTGCGCAGCCTGCGCCAGCTACTGGCCGGGGCCCCACTGACCTGGCGCCTGGGGCTGGGCCAGTTGCTGCGCCACCCCACGGCCGCCGCTGGCCAGGCCCTCGCGTTCGGCCTGATCCTGCTCGCCATGGCATTGGTCGCCCTGCTGCGCGCAGAACTGCTCGACACCTGGCAAGCCCAACTGCCCAAGGATGCACCCAACCATTTCGCCCTGAACATCCTGCCGGATGACCGTGAACCGTTCGCCCAACGCCTGCATCAGGTCAACGCCGCTTCAGCGCCGCTCTACCCGGTAACGCCCGGGCGCCTGGTGCAAATCAACGAGCAACCGGTGCAGCAAATCGTCAGCAAGGACTCGGCAGGTGAGCGCGCCGTGCAACGGGACCTCAGCCTGACCTGGGCCGCGGAGCTACCCGAAGGCAATGCACTGACTACGGGCAACTGGTGGCAAGCCTTGCCTGCTGACGACGAAGTCCCTGGTGTTTCGGTGGAAGCGGAACTGGCCAGCAGCCTGAAACTGAAAATGGGCGACCTGCTGACCTTCGACATCGGCGGCCAGCAGCGCCAGGCCCGGGTCAGCAGCTTGCGCAGCGTGCACTGGGACAGCTTCCAGCCAAACTTCTACATGATCTTCCAGCCCGGCACACTGCAAGGGCTGCCGACCACCTACCTGACCAGCTTCTATCTGGCGCCGGGCCACGACCTGGATGTAGTGGCGCTGTCACGGGCGTTCCCGGCGGTGACTATCCTGCAGGTGGATGCTTTGCTCGACCAACTGCGCAGCATCCTCGCCCAGGTGACTCTGGCGGTGGAGTATGTGCTGTTGTTTGTGCTGGCGGCCGGGATGGCGGTGCTGTTCGCCGGATTGCAGGCAACGCTGGATGAACGCATTCGCCAAGGGGCCTTGCTGCGTGCGCTGGGGGCGGCGCGGCCGCTGCTGGTGAAGGCGCGGCGTATCGAGTTCGGTTTGCTGGGGGCTGCCAGCGGAGTGTTGGCAGCAGTAGGCTGTGAGCTGATTACCCTGGTGCTGTACCGCTATGCCTTCGACTTGCAGTGGAGCCCGCATCCGTGGCTGCTGGTGTTGCCGCTGGCGGGCGCCTTGCTGGTGGGCGGTGCGGGGGTGTTGGGGACGCGGCGGGCGTTGAATGCCAGCCCGTTGGCGGTGTTGCGCGACAGTTAA
- the greB gene encoding transcription elongation factor GreB — MSTNIITTEGHEALKKELDHLWRVYRPEITQKVAWAASLGDRSENADYQYNKKLLREIDRRVRYLRKRLEDVRVVAYSPQQEGKVFFGAWVEIENDDGETMKFRIVGYDEIYGRNDYISIDSPMARALLKKEEGDEVVVHTPTGEATWYVKSITYGR; from the coding sequence TTGAGCACGAACATCATCACCACGGAAGGCCACGAGGCGCTGAAAAAAGAACTCGATCACCTGTGGCGGGTGTATCGACCGGAAATCACCCAGAAGGTCGCCTGGGCGGCATCGCTGGGTGACCGTAGCGAGAACGCCGACTACCAGTACAACAAGAAGCTGCTGCGCGAAATCGACCGCCGCGTACGTTACCTGCGCAAGCGTCTTGAAGATGTCAGGGTGGTGGCGTACTCGCCGCAGCAGGAAGGCAAGGTGTTTTTCGGGGCCTGGGTCGAGATCGAGAACGACGATGGCGAGACCATGAAGTTTCGCATCGTCGGCTATGACGAGATCTATGGGCGCAACGATTACATTTCGATCGACTCTCCCATGGCCCGTGCCTTGCTCAAGAAGGAGGAGGGCGATGAGGTGGTCGTGCACACACCTACCGGTGAAGCGACCTGGTATGTGAAGAGCATTACCTACGGGCGATAA
- a CDS encoding DoxX family protein: MNNTTLNALFSTRAGAGLSVIRILVGIIFMAHGAQKLFGLFGGYGLEGTGQWMESIGLAPGYLMALLSGSAEFFGGLALVVGLLARPAALALTVTLVVAIFSVHIGNGLFMSNNGYEFALALLAGTVAVMIEGAGRFSLDRLIAR, from the coding sequence ATGAACAACACTACCCTCAACGCCCTGTTCTCCACCCGCGCCGGCGCTGGTCTCAGCGTTATCCGCATCCTGGTCGGCATCATCTTCATGGCGCATGGCGCGCAAAAGCTGTTCGGCCTGTTCGGCGGTTATGGCCTGGAAGGTACTGGCCAGTGGATGGAGAGCATCGGCCTGGCCCCGGGGTACCTGATGGCCCTGCTGTCTGGTAGCGCCGAGTTCTTCGGTGGTCTGGCCCTGGTGGTCGGCCTGTTGGCCCGCCCTGCGGCTCTGGCGCTGACGGTGACCCTGGTGGTGGCGATCTTCTCGGTGCACATCGGCAACGGCCTGTTCATGTCCAACAACGGCTATGAGTTCGCGCTGGCGCTGCTGGCCGGCACTGTTGCGGTCATGATCGAAGGCGCTGGCCGCTTCTCGCTGGACCGCCTGATCGCGCGCTGA